The Flavobacteriales bacterium genome window below encodes:
- a CDS encoding DUF2513 domain-containing protein → MQRDIDLIRQILIEVERKKSPMGLLDIEVDNFSKEQISYHVKLLAEAGYLDAKDLITKDGFEWKPVGLTWLGHEFLDAARDNTVWNKAKKSIGSKLASTSIEVIKALLISLCKQGLGIEDHS, encoded by the coding sequence ATGCAAAGAGATATAGATTTAATCCGGCAAATACTGATTGAAGTGGAAAGGAAAAAATCACCAATGGGCTTGTTAGATATTGAGGTAGATAATTTTTCCAAGGAACAGATTTCTTACCATGTGAAATTGCTGGCAGAAGCTGGTTACCTGGATGCGAAGGACTTGATTACAAAAGATGGCTTTGAGTGGAAACCCGTTGGCCTTACATGGCTAGGACATGAGTTCTTAGATGCTGCAAGAGACAATACTGTTTGGAATAAGGCAAAGAAAAGTATTGGGAGTAAACTTGCTTCAACCTCCATTGAAGTGATTAAAGCGTTACTTATAAGTTTATGTAAGCAGGGACTGGGGATTGAAGACCATAGTTAA
- a CDS encoding isoaspartyl peptidase/L-asparaginase, whose translation MKKTILALVCMALPLYMWAQQEQQPMKNVVLVIHGGAGTILKKNMTDSMEQAIRSKLTEALQTGYKVIQNGGSSMDAVEQTIHVMEDSPLFNAGKGAVFTNAGTNELDASVMDGKSGMAGAVAGVRTIKSPISAARKVMEKSPHVMMTGSGAETFAVKEGLEMVDTAYFFTQKRYEQLLRLKEQEEMKLNDDKGEVAPLDVEFDEQWSGNPEGNGDHKFGTVGAVALDKQGNLAAGTSTGGMTNKRYGRVGDSPIIGAGTYASNKTCGVSSTGHGEYFIRNVVAYDIAAVMEYKSQTVSEAAETVIIKKLTETGGTGGVIALDAKGNVAMTFNTPGMYRGYITEDGTVVVKLYAGE comes from the coding sequence ATGAAAAAAACAATCCTCGCCCTGGTATGTATGGCATTGCCGCTTTACATGTGGGCTCAACAAGAACAACAACCCATGAAAAATGTAGTGCTGGTGATCCACGGAGGTGCAGGCACCATCCTGAAAAAGAACATGACCGATTCCATGGAACAGGCCATCCGCAGCAAACTTACGGAAGCACTTCAAACCGGATACAAGGTGATCCAGAATGGAGGTTCCAGTATGGACGCAGTGGAGCAGACCATCCACGTCATGGAAGACAGCCCGTTGTTCAACGCTGGCAAAGGAGCGGTATTTACCAATGCCGGTACCAATGAACTGGACGCATCAGTGATGGATGGAAAATCCGGTATGGCGGGTGCTGTGGCCGGTGTACGCACCATCAAAAGCCCGATCAGCGCGGCCCGCAAGGTCATGGAGAAATCGCCGCATGTGATGATGACAGGATCCGGAGCTGAGACATTCGCCGTTAAAGAAGGACTGGAAATGGTCGATACGGCCTATTTCTTTACCCAAAAAAGATACGAACAGTTGCTTCGCCTGAAAGAGCAGGAGGAAATGAAACTGAACGATGACAAAGGGGAGGTGGCCCCGCTGGATGTGGAGTTTGATGAGCAGTGGTCTGGAAATCCGGAAGGCAACGGCGACCACAAATTCGGAACGGTGGGTGCTGTGGCGCTGGATAAGCAGGGCAACCTTGCTGCCGGAACCTCCACCGGTGGGATGACCAACAAACGTTATGGCAGGGTAGGAGACTCACCCATCATTGGCGCAGGCACCTATGCAAGCAACAAAACGTGTGGTGTATCGTCAACCGGCCACGGAGAATATTTCATCCGAAATGTTGTGGCCTATGATATTGCTGCGGTGATGGAATATAAAAGTCAGACGGTATCGGAGGCTGCCGAGACGGTGATCATTAAAAAGCTCACCGAAACCGGCGGCACCGGCGGCGTGATCGCACTGGATGCCAAAGGCAATGTCGCGATGACCTTCAACACGCCCGGCATGTACCGCGGTTATATCACCGAGGATGGAACGGTGGTGGTGAAGTTGTATGCTGGGGAATAG
- a CDS encoding transposase: MTTGYKIFDQSALYFMTLQVVQWADIFTRKVYRDIIIDGFRYCCDKKGLEIYAYVIMSNHIHLLAQSTKGDISGTIRDFKRHTAKQILNIVQDNSESRRHWMMMIFRYAARGHNRNKTFQVWTHENHAELIYSNKFIEQKIEYIHNNPVRAGLVEKPEDYLYSSARCYAELDAVFQTELAVLRWKTVR, from the coding sequence ATGACAACCGGTTATAAGATATTCGATCAATCTGCGCTTTATTTTATGACCCTCCAGGTAGTGCAATGGGCGGATATTTTCACACGTAAAGTCTACCGTGACATTATCATTGACGGCTTCAGATACTGTTGTGATAAGAAAGGGTTAGAAATATATGCCTATGTTATCATGTCCAATCATATTCACCTGCTTGCCCAAAGCACAAAAGGTGACATAAGCGGAACGATCAGGGATTTTAAACGACACACTGCAAAACAAATACTCAACATCGTTCAAGATAATAGTGAGAGTAGAAGGCACTGGATGATGATGATCTTCCGCTACGCCGCCCGTGGACATAACCGCAACAAAACATTCCAGGTATGGACCCATGAGAACCATGCAGAACTTATATATTCAAACAAGTTCATTGAACAGAAAATCGAATACATCCATAACAACCCGGTACGGGCCGGACTGGTGGAAAAACCTGAAGATTATCTTTACAGCAGTGCCAGGTGTTATGCAGAATTAGACGCTGTGTTTCAAACCGAACTGGCGGTGTTGAGGTGGAAAACGGTGAGGTGA